A region from the Ichthyobacterium seriolicida genome encodes:
- the dnaA gene encoding chromosomal replication initiator protein DnaA, whose translation MGKKKEDITKETIWNNCLSFIRDNLQSQQSFETWFKPIKAIDMYDNVLVIQVPSKFFYEWLEEHYIKLLKSAITRELGPGASLRYNIAEESDIYDNPNILEIYNLNRYQTKTDTKNSLKDPFNPIEGRERIVINSQLNDNYTFDNFVEGECNSTARMAGITVSKRPGNNPFNPLFIYGGVGMGKTHLVNAIGLEVKKNNPEKNVLYISAEQFTRQYIDSAIRNNDVNNFIYFYQMIDVLIVDDIQFFSGKTKTVEVFFGIFNHLHQMKKQIILASDRRPSDIKDVESRLLSRFQWGALINITKPGINTRINILNNKAHRDGLSISDKVIEYIAHRITTNIRDIEGVLTSLIAQSLIHKQEISIALAKEITSAFINNNSEKITIVHILNTVSNHLGISIDDIKSKSRRREIVQGRQISMYLCKKYTQQSLHTIGEKVGNRNHTTVVHSFKTVNNLKDTDSHFRNTLEKIEEILTS comes from the coding sequence ATGGGTAAAAAAAAAGAAGATATTACCAAAGAAACAATATGGAATAACTGTTTATCCTTTATAAGAGATAACTTACAATCTCAACAGAGTTTTGAGACGTGGTTTAAGCCTATAAAAGCCATAGACATGTACGATAACGTACTGGTAATACAGGTTCCTAGCAAGTTTTTTTATGAATGGTTAGAAGAACACTATATAAAATTATTAAAGTCTGCTATAACTAGAGAATTAGGCCCAGGGGCTAGTTTACGTTATAATATAGCTGAAGAATCTGATATCTATGATAATCCTAATATTCTAGAGATTTACAATCTCAATAGATATCAAACAAAAACCGACACTAAAAATAGTCTGAAAGACCCTTTTAACCCTATAGAGGGTAGAGAGAGAATAGTTATAAATTCCCAATTGAACGATAATTATACGTTTGATAATTTCGTAGAAGGAGAATGCAACTCTACTGCTAGAATGGCTGGCATTACTGTGTCTAAAAGACCTGGGAATAACCCTTTTAATCCTTTGTTTATATACGGCGGGGTTGGCATGGGCAAAACCCATCTAGTAAATGCAATTGGTCTTGAAGTAAAGAAGAATAACCCAGAAAAAAACGTACTTTACATCTCGGCAGAACAATTCACCCGCCAGTACATAGATTCAGCCATAAGAAATAACGATGTGAATAACTTTATTTATTTCTACCAGATGATAGATGTTCTAATAGTAGATGATATTCAATTTTTTTCGGGAAAAACAAAAACTGTAGAAGTATTTTTTGGAATATTCAATCACCTTCACCAGATGAAAAAGCAGATTATATTAGCTTCAGACAGACGACCCTCTGATATAAAAGATGTGGAAAGCAGACTTTTATCTAGATTTCAATGGGGAGCTTTGATAAATATCACAAAGCCAGGAATAAATACACGAATAAATATTTTGAACAACAAAGCTCATAGAGATGGGTTGTCTATATCAGATAAAGTAATAGAATACATAGCTCATAGAATTACTACAAATATAAGGGATATAGAAGGTGTTTTAACCTCATTGATAGCACAATCCCTAATACACAAACAAGAGATAAGTATTGCTTTAGCAAAAGAAATAACATCTGCATTTATAAATAACAACTCCGAAAAAATCACCATAGTTCATATACTAAACACTGTTTCTAATCATTTAGGAATATCTATAGATGATATAAAATCTAAATCTAGACGACGAGAAATAGTACAAGGTCGACAGATATCTATGTATTTATGTAAAAAATACACTCAGCAATCTCTTCACACAATTGGTGAAAAAGTAGGGAATAGGAATCACACCACTGTGGTCCATTCGTTCAAGACTGTAAATAATTTAAAAGATACAGATTCTCATTTTAGAAATACCTTAGAAAAGATAGAAGAAATATTAACCTCCTAG
- the xerA gene encoding site-specific tyrosine recombinase/integron integrase: MKWKTILIDYKLFLELEKGLSKNTVISYISDIKKLSNYMIEDLEIQDIREVCREDLQLFIEQMVSDIGLNPRTQARIISSIKSFFNYVLYEGHLETSPAELLETPKISRTLPSVLSGEEIDILINNIEMTDEGYRNKAILETLYGCGLRVSELTELKISDLFMEEEFLKIVGKGNKHRFVPVNRHVIKLINIYLNDIRVHIRPKKGDEDILFLNRRGGRLSRVMIFNIIKDLAQKSNIKKNIGPHTFRHSFATALLNGGADISSIQQMLGHENITTTEIYMHLNREKLKKTIEKYHPRSKRFL, translated from the coding sequence ATGAAGTGGAAAACTATATTGATAGATTATAAATTATTTCTAGAATTGGAAAAAGGATTGTCTAAAAACACTGTGATCTCTTATATAAGTGATATAAAAAAGTTATCTAATTATATGATAGAAGACTTAGAAATACAAGATATAAGAGAAGTTTGTCGTGAAGATTTACAGTTATTTATAGAGCAGATGGTTTCAGATATAGGTTTGAATCCTAGAACTCAAGCTAGAATAATTTCCAGTATAAAAAGTTTTTTCAACTACGTGCTCTATGAAGGGCATTTAGAAACATCCCCTGCAGAATTATTGGAAACTCCAAAAATAAGTAGAACTCTGCCTAGTGTTCTAAGTGGAGAGGAAATAGATATACTTATAAACAATATAGAAATGACTGATGAGGGATATAGAAACAAAGCCATTTTAGAAACACTTTACGGATGTGGTCTCAGAGTTTCGGAATTGACAGAATTGAAAATATCAGATCTATTTATGGAAGAAGAGTTTTTGAAGATAGTAGGCAAGGGCAATAAACATAGGTTTGTGCCTGTAAATAGGCATGTGATAAAACTTATAAATATTTACTTAAACGATATCAGAGTCCATATAAGACCTAAAAAAGGAGATGAAGATATTTTATTTTTAAATAGAAGAGGAGGGAGGTTGAGCAGGGTCATGATTTTCAATATCATAAAGGACTTGGCGCAAAAATCCAACATAAAAAAAAATATAGGCCCACATACTTTTAGACATTCCTTTGCTACGGCTCTTTTAAATGGAGGAGCCGATATTAGCTCGATACAACAGATGTTAGGACATGAAAACATCACCACAACGGAAATATATATGCATCTAAATCGAGAAAAACTAAAAAAAACTATAGAGAAATATCACCCTCGTTCCAAACGATTTCTTTGA
- the aroQ gene encoding type II 3-dehydroquinate dehydratase, with the protein MNISIINGPNLNLLGKREPEIYGAEDFDNFLERLRNKYTNVDIDYFQSNSEGEIIDKIHKVGFSKDGIILNAGAYTHTSIAISDAIKAINTLVVEVHISNVYNREDFRKKSYLSGVCKGTISGFGLKSYELAIDSFL; encoded by the coding sequence ATGAATATATCTATAATAAACGGTCCTAATTTAAATCTCTTGGGTAAGAGGGAGCCCGAAATATACGGCGCAGAAGACTTCGATAATTTTCTAGAGAGGTTAAGAAATAAATACACCAATGTAGATATCGATTATTTTCAATCTAATAGCGAGGGTGAAATAATAGATAAAATCCATAAAGTAGGATTTTCTAAAGACGGGATCATACTCAATGCTGGGGCCTATACACATACGTCTATAGCTATATCTGATGCCATAAAAGCTATAAATACTCTGGTGGTAGAAGTGCATATTTCCAATGTATACAACAGAGAAGATTTTAGAAAAAAATCTTATTTATCAGGAGTTTGCAAAGGTACTATATCTGGATTTGGATTAAAATCTTACGAATTGGCAATAGACAGTTTTTTATAA
- a CDS encoding DUF6702 family protein encodes MNTKLKSAIILLSCLFCLGFYKHKFYVSITDINYDSDLKYLEVSIKVFTDDLENSLNAYFPSEDIRLNLGIGQKNEKEIFTTYLNSCFSIGINDKKKESEYIGRETTTETTTCYIAVNEVFLEEIDRIKVHQSILNNFLDKQQNIVNIVLGKHRKTLLLNKQKSEEVFVIDKT; translated from the coding sequence ATGAATACAAAATTAAAATCGGCAATAATACTATTGTCATGTTTGTTTTGCTTGGGTTTTTACAAACACAAATTTTATGTCAGCATAACAGACATAAATTACGATAGTGACTTGAAATATTTAGAAGTTTCTATAAAGGTCTTTACCGACGATTTAGAAAATTCCTTGAACGCGTATTTTCCATCTGAAGATATTAGATTGAACCTAGGGATAGGCCAAAAAAATGAAAAAGAAATATTCACAACATATTTAAATTCATGCTTCTCTATAGGTATAAATGACAAAAAAAAAGAATCTGAATACATAGGGAGGGAAACTACAACAGAAACCACCACATGTTATATTGCAGTAAATGAAGTGTTTTTAGAAGAAATAGATCGAATTAAGGTGCATCAAAGTATTCTAAATAACTTTCTAGACAAACAACAAAATATAGTTAATATTGTGCTGGGTAAACACAGAAAAACTTTGTTGTTAAACAAACAAAAATCTGAGGAAGTATTTGTCATAGACAAAACCTAA